In the genome of Chryseobacterium sp. 52, the window CTCTTTCCAGCATTTCTCTGTCATCAGGATGCGCGATGCTGATCAGCTCCTGAGCCCTCTGGCGAAGATTTTTACCATATAAATAAGCGGTACCATATTCTGTCACGACATAGTGAATGTGTCCTCTTGTGGTAACCACACCGGCTCCCTGTTTAAGAAAAGGAACGATCCTTGAAATTCCCTTTTTGGTTCTTGATGTGATCGCAATAATTGGTTTTCCGTCTTCACTTAAAGCTGCCCCTCTCATAAAATCCATCTGGCCTCCGATTCCGCTGTACTGTAATGTTCCGATAGAATCTGCACATACCTGTCCTGTAAGATCTATTTCAATAGCAGAGTTGATGGCGACCATCTTTTTATTTCTCATGATATTGATCGGGAAGTTCACATCACTTACGTCTTTAAAATCAAAAACAGTATTGTCATCTACATAATCATACAGTTTTCTGGTTCCGAAACAAAAACTTGTGATTGTTTTATTATCATTGTAACCTTTGTATTTGTTGTTAATAACATCATTCTGAATCAGATCAATCACTCCGTCACTTAACATTTCCGTGTGTATTCCAAGATCTTTGTGATTGGTTAGGCATTTCAAAACGGCATCAGGAATTGTTCCGATACCCATTTGAAGAGTCGATCTGTCATCAATCAGTTCAGCCACATTCTTACCGACAAGCATTTCCTCAGGACCCACTTTTGAACCATAATCTACAGTAGGAAGTTCCTCTTCATGCCATACCAGTTTATGAATTCTACTGATATGGATCATTCCGTCTCCGTGAGTTCTTGGCATCAGTGGATTTACAATAGCAACGATAAGTTTTGCTGTATCTACTGCTGCTCTTGCGATGTCTACAGAAGTTCCAAGCGTACAGAAACCATGTCTGTCCGGTGGAGAAACGGTCACTAAAGCCACATCCAGCGGTAATATATTTTTTCTGAATAAGATTGGGATTTCGCTTAAAAAAATAGGGACATAATCCCCATTTTCAGAATTAACAGCGTTTCTTACCGGAGTAGAAACAAATAGTGAGTTGACAAAAAAGTTGTCTTTATATTCCGGTTTTGCAATCTCTATGTTTCCTTGTTGGGTAATAGAAACCATTTCTACATTTTCCAGACGGTGAGACTGTCTTGCCAATTCATCAATAAGATAATTGGGAGTACATGCACTTCCGTGGAAAAATACGCGGTTTCCGCTTTTTACAGTATATATTGCTTCTTCTGCACTAATATAATTGTACATAATGAAATTTTTTATGAATGAATTTTTTACTCCTGAGAACGGTCTTCCATGGTTTTGTCTGATTCTTCCAGCCATGAAGTTTTGTATGAAGGATCTTCCACTTTTAAAGCTTCTTCCGTAATTTTTAAAGGACGGAACGGATCTACCATTACAGCATACTCTTCAGTGAATTTTTTACCGATACTTCTTTCCATAGCTCCCGGGTGAGGTCCGTGTACGATTCCTCCCGGATGTAGGGTAAAATCCATCAGGTCGATATGATTACGGCTCATGAAGTCTCCCTCCGTATAGAATAGAACCTCATCAGAATCAATATTAGAGTGGTTGTAAGGCGCCGGAATAGCCATTGGATGATAATCATACATTCTTGCACAGAATGAGCAGACTACAAAATTATGACCTTCAAAATTCTGGTGTACCGGAGGCGGTTGGTGAATTCTCCCTGTGATTGGTTCAAAGTTTTTGATATTGAATTTATAAGGGTAAAAATAACCGTCCCAACCTACAACATCAAAAGGATGGGTTGCATAGATAAAATCTGTGATCTGGTTTTCTTTTTTTACTTTAATCAAAAATTCCCCTTTTTCATCTTTAGGTTCTTTGAAAACCGGTGCAATCATATCTCTTTCGCAGAACGGTGAGTGCTCCAGAAGCTGTCCGAATTCATTTCTGTAGCGTTTTGGAGTATAGATAGGAGAGTGGCTCTCAAGTACGAAAAATACAGTGTCATCAGATTTCAGTTCCACCTGATAGATGGTTCCTCTCGGGATAATAAGATAATCACCCGTAACAAATTCCAGGTCACCGACAAAAGTTTTCAGAACTCCGGTTCCGTTATGAACGTATAAAAGTTCGTCGCATTCTGCATTTTTGTAGAAATAATCCATAGACTTTCTGGGTTTTGCCAATCCCATTTTCAGGTCATTGTTCATCAGAAGGATCTTTCTGCTGTCCATAAAATCATCTTCGGGCGTTACATTCATTCCCTTGAACATTCTTGGCGCAATATTTTTTTCTACCGCAATCTTTGGAGTCACATCTTTCGGTACTCCAATCGATTTGATTTGTGTAGGTCGGTGAGTATGGTAGAGCAGCGATGAGATTCCGTGAAAGCCTTCTGTTCCGAAAAGCTGTTCATAGTAAAATTTGTCTTCCGGCGATTTGAAAATCGTATGTCTTTTCTGTGGGATGTTTCCCGCTTGATGATATCTCATTTTACCTTTATATGTAGTTTCTCAAATTTAATAAATTTTCGTGAATTGATTCTAACAACATTTATCAT includes:
- a CDS encoding acetyl-CoA hydrolase/transferase family protein, which produces MYNYISAEEAIYTVKSGNRVFFHGSACTPNYLIDELARQSHRLENVEMVSITQQGNIEIAKPEYKDNFFVNSLFVSTPVRNAVNSENGDYVPIFLSEIPILFRKNILPLDVALVTVSPPDRHGFCTLGTSVDIARAAVDTAKLIVAIVNPLMPRTHGDGMIHISRIHKLVWHEEELPTVDYGSKVGPEEMLVGKNVAELIDDRSTLQMGIGTIPDAVLKCLTNHKDLGIHTEMLSDGVIDLIQNDVINNKYKGYNDNKTITSFCFGTRKLYDYVDDNTVFDFKDVSDVNFPINIMRNKKMVAINSAIEIDLTGQVCADSIGTLQYSGIGGQMDFMRGAALSEDGKPIIAITSRTKKGISRIVPFLKQGAGVVTTRGHIHYVVTEYGTAYLYGKNLRQRAQELISIAHPDDREMLERAAYERFKH
- a CDS encoding homogentisate 1,2-dioxygenase; its protein translation is MRYHQAGNIPQKRHTIFKSPEDKFYYEQLFGTEGFHGISSLLYHTHRPTQIKSIGVPKDVTPKIAVEKNIAPRMFKGMNVTPEDDFMDSRKILLMNNDLKMGLAKPRKSMDYFYKNAECDELLYVHNGTGVLKTFVGDLEFVTGDYLIIPRGTIYQVELKSDDTVFFVLESHSPIYTPKRYRNEFGQLLEHSPFCERDMIAPVFKEPKDEKGEFLIKVKKENQITDFIYATHPFDVVGWDGYFYPYKFNIKNFEPITGRIHQPPPVHQNFEGHNFVVCSFCARMYDYHPMAIPAPYNHSNIDSDEVLFYTEGDFMSRNHIDLMDFTLHPGGIVHGPHPGAMERSIGKKFTEEYAVMVDPFRPLKITEEALKVEDPSYKTSWLEESDKTMEDRSQE